The Phoenix dactylifera cultivar Barhee BC4 unplaced genomic scaffold, palm_55x_up_171113_PBpolish2nd_filt_p 000385F, whole genome shotgun sequence genome has a segment encoding these proteins:
- the LOC120105865 gene encoding uncharacterized protein LOC120105865 — MEKAFAVLRCRDDEKLLFASYMLQEEAFNWWQMLEHKFEHDGEPLTWDKFRKAFYDKYFPRSVRTQKEQEFIHLKQRGMTVAEYEAKFTKLAKFVSKLVEDEQDRVHKFEMGLKTEIRKQVVPYELTTYAAVVNKALIIEREVNEAFAKRETNQKKRNRPAEFKGGNKNFKNPTQKPNKDRNLKNESGKCSRCGGNHEFANCPWVTGSCFHCGQKGHKIADCPQRNENKSTQAMEGSQRPKTQERVFALTQQDVQASNAVVTGTIPVSDIYAYVLFDPGATHSFIFSNFVKTHDILCESMTTKFYVETPVGGMLGTDVICKSCKIEIIDRELPVDLIVLDMWDFDVILGMNWLAT, encoded by the coding sequence ATGGAAAAAGCATTTGCTGTCTTAAGATGCCGGGATGATGAAAAACTTCTGTTTGCATCATACATGTTGCAAGAAGAAGCATTTAATTGGTGGCAGATGTTGGAGCATAAATTTGAACATGATGGGGAACCTCTCACTTGGGATAAATTTCGAAAAGCATTCTATGATAAATATTTTCCTCGGAGTGTAAGGACACAGAAGGAACAAGAATTTATCCATTTGAAGCAAAGGGGCATGACAGTGGCCGAATATGAAGCCAAATTCACAAAACTAGCCAAATTTGTTTCGAAATTGGTAGAGGATGAGCAAGACCGAGTGCACAAGTTTGAGATGGGATTGAAGACTGAAATTAGGAAGCAAGTGGTACCCTATGAGTTGACTACCTACGCAGCTGTGGTGAATAAAGCTTTAATCATTGAAAGGGAAGTCAATGAAGCTTTTGCTAAAAGGGAAAcaaaccaaaagaaaagaaacagaccTGCTGAATTTAAAGGGGGAAACAAGAATTTCAAGAATCCAACTCAGAAGCCAAATAAAGATAGAAATCTCAAAAATGAGAGTGGGAAGTGTTCAAGATGTGGCGGTAATCATGAATTTGCAAATTGTCCCTGGGTTACAGGTTCTTGTTTTCATTGCGGACAGAAAGGtcataaaattgcagactgcCCACAAAGAAACGAGAATAAATCTACGCAAGCAATGGAAGGAAGCCAGAGGCCAAAGACTCAAGAAAGGGTATTTGCACTTACACAGCAAGATGTACAAGCTTCTAATGCAGTGGTGACAGGTACTATTCCTGTATCTGATATTTATGCTTATGTCTTATTTGATCCTGGTGCCACACATTCATTCATATTCTCAAACTTTGTCAAAACACATGACATATTGTGTGAATCCATGACCACTAAGTTCTATGTGGAGACACCAGTAGGCGGTATGTTGGGCACTGATGTTATATGCAAGTCATGTAAAATTGAAATAATAGATAGGGAGTTACCTGTGGATCTGATTGTACTTGATATGTGGGATTTTGATGTCATTCTAGGGATGAATTGGCTTGCTACTTAG